A genomic segment from Perca flavescens isolate YP-PL-M2 chromosome 13, PFLA_1.0, whole genome shotgun sequence encodes:
- the LOC114566446 gene encoding histone H2A has protein sequence MSGRGKTGGKARAKAKTRSSRAGLQFPVGRVHRLLRKGNYAQRVGAGAPVYLAAVLEYLTAEILELAGNAARDNKKTRIIPRHLQLAVRNDEELNKLLGGVTIAQGGVLPNIQAVLLPKKTEKPAKK, from the coding sequence ATGTCTGGTAGAGGAAAAACCGGAGGCAAAGCCAGAGCGAAGGCCAAGACCCGCTCCTCTCGTGCCGGGCTCCAGTTCCCCGTCGGCCGTGTCCACAGGCTGCTCCGCAAAGGAAACTACGCTCAGCGGGTCGGTGCCGGAGCTCCGGTGTACCTGGCGGCCGTGCTGGAGTACCTGACCGCTGAAATTCTGGAGCTGGCTGGAAACGCTGCCCGCGACAACAAGAAGACTCGGATCATCCCCCGCCATCTGCAGCTGGCCGTCCGCAACGACGAAGAGCTAAACAAGCTGCTGGGCGGAGTGACCATCGCTCAGGGCGGCGTGCTGCCCAACATCCAGGCCGTCCTGCTGCCCAAGAAGACCGAGAAGCCCGCCAAGAAATAA